The genome window CAACAATTTCTACGAAATATTGCACAATCTATTGTTCTGGGTTTTTGACAtctttgaaaaaaaaaacaaaaatgttttagaTTTGACATTTCATTGCATGATAAGTCTTAAACTGATATACATTTCGACTCGCATCGGAACGGAAAGCTCTCGAGTGCTTAGTCAGAGACAATTATACTCATATCGTGCTTGTGTGTGGCCGCTGACCGGCTTCGTTTGATTTCATACTTGCGTAATTATTAATGCCTGATAAACATATCCAGGGGCTTAGAGAATGATAAGAAGGACAACTCATTTGACGACTAAatggcatttaaattaaattaatgaaaatcaataCAAAGTCTAACAATGTCACGATTTTACTCACGTTGTTTTCGGTGTGTAGAGTAAATAATTTTGCTTTGGATGACATTAGGAATTAATATCAGCTTGCAGAATTTATTAGTCAGCAGAATATTGACGTGGCcattgatttgaattttgaaattaactaATGCAATAGACAAGGAGTTGGCTTAACCAAATAAGGCAAAACATAATGAATACTTATTGATGTCAGCATATTTTGTATAGATCCGAAAATAAACATCAGATACATAgtaaagaaaatcaaattgaatattttagcTATTAATGTTTGCTTAGAGATCagagattttattttaatacaaagTGGTATggatttaaattataattatttttctattgTATTGGCTTTTGCAGCTTTAAATGGATGCCAGATTATAACAGAGCTATTTATAATTAGACCACATAGTTGGTAGCTCTAGCATAATGATATCAGTTCAGAGATAACAACATGTTTTAGTTAGCAAATGAACCATTCCCTACCAACAATATTGTAGCGCATAATGATGGTTATATCATATCAGTCCGTCATGGCTTCAAGCCCAAAGCCTTAGGATTTtgacaattaatttatttgccgACTATAAAAACTCTGCCCACTATCGGTTGGCAGTGAATTCGACCACGGACAGCAGCACGACCATTGACTGACGCCCtgtcaataaaatattattaataaaatatacgaaaatgtATTCAATCCTGTTGCTAATTGTTTGCTTGGCTGGTGCTGCCTGGGCAAATCCTCATCCCACTTGGGGGGAATCGAAGCTAATGCAAGCGATGCGTAGCACAAGTGAACTGCAACTGAATAATCCTTCGCGTTCGGTGGAATGTTTTCAGTACTACAGCGAAGTATTTGATCAGTTGTTGAAGAAATATGAAGCAGAGTACGCTGCTTGCCAGAACAGTTCAACGCTGGAGACTGCTCAGTTGAATGCTCAATATTCTCAAGTCGTAAATTCGCTGAATGTGTCTTCCATTAACACGTGCTATCAATTAATCGATTGCGCGACTCAAGCTGATAATCTGCAGATTTTGTCCTGCTACTCAGATGTGGTAAGTAAAAGTTAGAGTTCAATACGCACTTCAATACTCAATAAAATTTGATGTCTTATTGCAGGCTGGTGATAATGTCAGAGCCATGTATAATATTTCAAGCACTGCCAGCGAGAACTATGGCGATTTGGAGCAGCTCATACAGCAGATACAGTTCATTGAGAACCAATGCACGAATAGCTCAAAGCGTCGCTATGAACTCGACACTGATCAAGCCTACATCAGTCTGCAACAATGTCTGATGGGCACGGATCCAGTGCCAACACTTGCGCCCTCGACAAGCACTTCAACCAGCTTGAGCACTGCAAATGATACACCAACATCAACATCTCCCTCGGCAGATCTTTCGACTACAACCCAAGTAATCAGTTCAAGCACTTCAGTAGTTACGCCACGACCACAAACACGGTCAACATCAACCATTGCATCAAGCTCTACAGAGCGTGACACAACCACGGAGTTGACTACAATCCAACCAAGCAGCTCAAGCACTCAAAGCGATACGCCACGAACTTATAAAACCTCAACACAAACACCCATCGAATCATCCACTGCACCTTCGACAGTTTCTAGACGCACGCCTAGACCAATTGCCACAACTACAACGTCTTTTGTCACCACCAATTCGGCGACTTCCacaaccagcaacagcttcagCTCAGAGCTGAAGAAGCTGCTGCATTCGCTCCGCCACTAAACCATGTGACTTATTAGGCTCGACAACAAGATCTGAATTAGCAAAAACATTAGCCGACCAACTTTTGTAATCTGCTCAAGATAAATAAAAGGACAAAATTAAGTAAGAAATGAAATCGGAATTACATGAATGTTGGTCAAATATTGACGGCGACACAACTTCAACAGCAAAACTTGAATGAACCCATTGCAAGGCAAAGAGCATTAGTTGTATAATTAACGATGGCAACCTTAACACTTACTGATCGACTAAGCAATACCCCATGTTTTCGACGCGAACAacttttgtaattaatatgaaaatttttagaatagaaaaaattactatataaagaaataaataaatgcaaatattgaaaaatgtataagtactttaaaactaaacattttggtatataatatatttaaaacaaatcataaatttgatttgaaagaaaaaagttgagtaaaaatatatatattttattatgtgaCGTAAAtagataataaatatacatatgtggaCGAGCCTATCATTAAATGTGGAGCTGATGAGTCAATACAAAAAGAAAccaacattttaatataaagaaaacaaatttaaataaaactacaacacttttaaataattaaaaacttttctatTAGTGATAATCagtaaaaatacttttttttttaataataatgtacgTAGTTTGatgataattaaatttgtatttgaattagAAATGGGGACTCACCTTTTATAAGTAATTAGTCTAGGGAATATTTAGGTTAGTTTGCTATTGGCgcaaagttttgttttgactagattttattttaattacagtCTGATTAGTCTGGGTGTCCAGACAAATGCAATTGGTTACTTTAAGGTCATCAACTGTTAAATAAACAGTGAGTTGTTTTGCCTGCAAGGTTTTTcccatttaaatttaattctgtttgttttcgtttgtGCCTTTTGATTGCCGCCTTTGCTCGGCCGGCGGCATTGTTGTcactgcaattaaaacaaattagaaatgttgtcgcacccacacacacacatgctccCAAAATGAAGGGAATTGCTGTGGGGTGTGTCATTGCCAAGGGATGCAGCCTTCGGTGTATTTTAATGCTCAACCTAGTGTGTGTGCAATGTTAATGCACTTCCAGTTGTCGTTGCAGTTGCCGCTTCGCGGCCAATCCTGTTTACCTCTGCAGCTGCCTCGGCGAGAAGAGTTCTCGCACAAAGAACGCAATTAAGATATGCAAATTAGCAGCCTGGCACGCTCCGTTCCTGCTCTGGTCTGCTCAGCTCTTTGAGCGTCGTGTGTTCAGCAAACTGATGAGATTTTTTTCCTTTCGTCACCTACAAtaatttttggaaatataaataaaataattaaaaaggaACTACGTGCAGGCAAGTTCAATTATAGAATGCGCTCTGTTTGTTATTTGCAAGGCTCCGTTTTATCTCGATCGCTGTGTCTATTTCTTTATCCGAGTtgtgaaatgtatttaaatctAAACATTTGCCGATTAAAgcagaaatatatattgttcaAGGTTTAGAGATCGTCGTTCGATTGTGGCTTAATGAAAGAAACTCCCAGCAAAATTGAATACATAGTCCGCaggaaaaaaaacagtttaatCACATTGAATTGCagttttgatttgattttgtcaACAATTAAAATGGTCAAGTGATTCATACCACAATGTTTATATCATTCTCGAACACAGCACGTGGATCAAGCTAACTGAAGAAGACCCAATGAGATTAGATTTCAATGAGGTTAAGAACAATGTAAACAAAGACAACCTTCAATTGGCAATGTTATCCGAGTTGTATTGTTTGTAAAAGCTAACCTAATACCTAGAATTGTAGCGtagaaaaatttcaaaaatgtattcaataatttgtattatttgcaCTACTATAATGTGTATAATAAATGTGTTCGTTCACGCAATACTCGTGCTAGATACCGAAGCAAAATACTGATAATTCGACTGGCCAATGGCGAACGATCGATGATGACGTGCTcaataatattgatattgattagAGAAAACTAAGCAAAAAACCAACTATTAAGTGCCTGGCTGATtagcaatttaattgcattgagTTTCCTTGGAATCACAAcagtatataaaaatgttgttatttaaAACATGCACTTGAGACCCAGATAAGATGATAGGTTATAAATAGACTAGGGCATAGTCTATTAAGCACGAGACGGTAGACATATTTTCAGATGTTCTCAATGACTTTAGTTATTCCacgaatttgctaaaaatctAAACTATTTGGGTttgagcaaatattttgtgtggCAAGACCATAAAGATTTCCAAGATTGTCGACTGACGTCGTGTGTGTTGAGAAAGGGTTTGTGCAGCGACGAATGGAATTGTTTCCGTGGAAATGCTTTTCACCCGACTCGATACGCAGGTTAACGTCGAACGATAAGAATGATAATGCCAACAGCCGACAACCGGCATTGATAAGGTGATAGAGCCGAAGTGATAGAACCAAATCTAACGTAATAACAATGGCAATAATATGTCATGTACACCATTTttcatgtttgttttttatggaCCCAGCCACTTGAGAAACGCTCCTATAAATATGAAAGTCGCTAGCGTTAAAGTCCTATAACGAATCCGACGTTCGAACCAAACGTATCAAAtcacaaattcaattgtttaacATTTCAATCACTAGTGAATCTATCcttttcaaaatgtttgctaAATTGTGCGTGTTGTTTTTGGCCATCGGCCTCAGCCAGGCTGCTTCCTCAAAGGTCGATCCCGATGTGAGCTTCATGCAGTATATGATGAAGTCCAGTGCTCTCATCCAAGCCAGCTCCACCAGCACCGAATGCTTCGGCATCTATTTGCCCAAATTGCAAGATGTGGCTGAGCAATGGAAAGCTGACACCATCGCCTGTGAGGACACCGCTGAGGAGGCTCGTGAGCAAATCGATGATAAGACCAAGGATAATCGCACCGCCATCGATGCTTCAGCCACCGGGGCTTGCGCTGCTTTGACCACTTGCAGTCAGAAAACTTCTGCTCTCGATTACTTTGAATGTTACGAGAAAGCTGTAAGTTAAAGGTGCACGGATAAAGGAGACagcatattaaatttgtatttcactCTTTTAGGGTTCCGATGATGCCAAGATCATGTACACGATCTCAGCCAACTCTGCTGAGTTGTTGGCCGTCGTGATTGAGGATTACCGTCTCATCGATAATGAGAAATTTGTGTGCACCAACAAGTCCGAGCGCGCCTATGTGGAGAACACAGCTCAGGTCTATGACGATCTCGACCTTTGTCTGCGCGGTATCGAGGTTACCACTACCACCAGCACAACCACACAAGCTCCCACCTCAAGTGAATCCACTACTGAGGAGTCAACGGACTCTTCTCCCACTTCTCCCTCTGAAGACACCTCTTCTTCCTCAGCT of Drosophila nasuta strain 15112-1781.00 chromosome 3, ASM2355853v1, whole genome shotgun sequence contains these proteins:
- the LOC132790603 gene encoding protein TsetseEP, encoding MFAKLCVLFLAIGLSQAASSKVDPDVSFMQYMMKSSALIQASSTSTECFGIYLPKLQDVAEQWKADTIACEDTAEEAREQIDDKTKDNRTAIDASATGACAALTTCSQKTSALDYFECYEKAGSDDAKIMYTISANSAELLAVVIEDYRLIDNEKFVCTNKSERAYVENTAQVYDDLDLCLRGIEVTTTTSTTTQAPTSSESTTEESTDSSPTSPSEDTSSSSAAPSEDTSSSAAPSEDTSSSAAPTESSTEAPSEPTDSDKENLPEEDLSTFAAEQAKLKSMIDDFKKLFNRN
- the LOC132790093 gene encoding location of vulva defective 1 codes for the protein MYSILLLIVCLAGAAWANPHPTWGESKLMQAMRSTSELQLNNPSRSVECFQYYSEVFDQLLKKYEAEYAACQNSSTLETAQLNAQYSQVVNSLNVSSINTCYQLIDCATQADNLQILSCYSDVAGDNVRAMYNISSTASENYGDLEQLIQQIQFIENQCTNSSKRRYELDTDQAYISLQQCLMGTDPVPTLAPSTSTSTSLSTANDTPTSTSPSADLSTTTQVISSSTSVVTPRPQTRSTSTIASSSTERDTTTELTTIQPSSSSTQSDTPRTYKTSTQTPIESSTAPSTVSRRTPRPIATTTTSFVTTNSATSTTSNSFSSELKKLLHSLRH